A portion of the Magnolia sinica isolate HGM2019 chromosome 17, MsV1, whole genome shotgun sequence genome contains these proteins:
- the LOC131230947 gene encoding F-box protein At3g07870-like, with translation MKSEMQRLRTDIIVNIISRLSVKTLSRLRCVSTFWRALISAPHFLSTHHDLAAREPLFLFSTLSREDNDRSFTIHLSSIDQQGRVLNTFRNKIACAVNLLYTRFNLVCFAGRDCIYVCNPSTEEFVALPRASRPTNPRFAVGLGYSSSSKAYKVIHLFKYYSVDDEIGHCRVGCEVFTLGGTDSSWRRVEDCPYKVSALYPPPFVEGSLHWIIIGYSDDEVELIKTNNVVILSFSVDREEFRVIPHPEFCSSSDCRRGLLRLVELGGCLCMLEQIQPSKLNIWMLKDYKNHIWVKEYTINLAPLGSRRIFLNPRAIRSDGAILMETPRESLDYYDPKSGTSTKVDGIKVGEWFQFSYYVESFYSLGSR, from the coding sequence ATGAAGAGTGAGATGCAGCGTCTCCGAACGGATATAATCGTAAACATCATTTCAAGACTCTCTGTAAAAACTCTCTCGAGGCTCAGGTGCGTTTCTACCTTCTGGCGCGCTCTAATCTCCGCCCCTCATTTTCTGTCCACACACCACGATCTGGCTGCAAGGGAACCTCTCTTCTTATTCTCTACACTCAGTCGGGAAGACAACGACCGTTCATTTACCATCCACCTATCCTCAATAGACCAGCAGGGAAGGGTCTTAAACACCTTCAGAAACAAGATCGCCTGTGCTGTGAACTTATTGTACACTCGCTTCAATTTGGTGTGCTTCGCCGGAAGGGACTGCATCTATGTCTGCAATCCAAGCACTGAAGAATTCGTAGCTCTTCCACGAGCTTCACGTCCCACTAATCCCCGTTTTGCGGTGGGTCTTGGATATTCGTCCTCCTCCAAGGCATATAAAGTCATCCATTTGTTCAAGTACTACTCAGTTGACGATGAGATAGGTCATTGCCGAGTAGGATGTGAAGTCTTTACCTTAGGTGGCACAGATTCCTCATGGAGAAGAGTTGAGGATTGCCCGTATAAGGTCTCTGCCTTATATCCTCCGCCTTTTGTGGAAGGATCCCTACATTGGATTATTATTGGTTACTCTGATGATGAAGTTGAACTGATAAAAACAAATAATGTAGTTATACTTTCCTTCAGTGTCGATAGAGAAGAGTTTAGAGTGATTCCGCATCCGGAATTCTGTTCTAGTTCCGATTGCCGTAGGGGGCTATTGCGTTTGGTGGAGTTGGGAGGGTGTCTGTGCATGCTAGAACAgattcaaccatcaaaactcaacATATGGATGTTGAAGGACTACAAGAATCACATTTGGGTTAAGGAATATACCATCAACCTTGCACCCCTGGGCAGTCGTCGTATCTTTCTTAATCCTAGAGCCATTCGAAGTGATGGTGCAATCTTGATGGAGACGCCtcgtgaaagcttggattactaTGACCCAAAAAGCGGGACTTCTACGAAGGTTGATGGAATTAAAGTGGGGGAATGGTTCCAATTCAGCTATTATGTAGAAAGTTTCTACTCATTGGGAAGTAGATGA